In Paractinoplanes brasiliensis, the following proteins share a genomic window:
- a CDS encoding AAA family ATPase, with the protein MESSSELIGRDVETGRLRDLVDGLHHHGFAVLLHGEPGIGKSSLLNFLKAYASRHDIRVLSASGDAAETNMLYAVLQRLLRPLVHRAGALPPAQRSALPAVLGSVESPRPDRFLVGTATVELLSDSATIVVVDDGHLVDRASLEALAFVARRVNDQPVGLLLAGRSGAVAAGRLEESGFRRHRVEPLSEAAAVAFLHRAHPEAPANVRAQWQRQAGGNPLLLRELPLGRKVEGGLAFGLRPTVTPTLVRRFAAQTFGLPAETLTLLIILAADEGTTLPEVLEAGARLIRRPMEVSALLPALDADVISIDDGRLSFRHPLVRAATYQYASPSDRLQAHRVLSHIATHDPARQAWHAAATLVGPDGPAANSLEDAAHLALRRGTPDAAVSILERAAKLSEDPAECGRRLLDAAELALQLGDHDRVLRLAGMATGCALRPMDRHRVRWLGLVHQPGPVPATVAEEAAHWARRALEQGNQSRGFHLLRQAVEGGLWAGESDRPRRSILAAAEHLPNRERVAVEVLAAPTAGAGALLKLLGENTASAHNVGIAVSGDQPALLGCAATRVGHFSLAVPLLSEAGFVFRAQGLQGRLASTLVEQAWAQIHLGRHAAAYENAAEGIQLAEQAAQPLWASAGKLVVAAVRGARGETGAALAMTDTIEIESSTHQAGGLLARAQAVRAITLMAVARHEPALTALLRLFDPTGAAYDPLLGCWMFGDLAESAGNLGRAAEARALLPAVEEIAEQTGAARARAAICYAKALLSAGDEAEEHFQQALADDSSSEPFGRARRQLAYGEWLRRRRRVAESRLPLSAALAGFEALRLPAWTDRAQREARVAGLRSGMFAEPRSAVLSPADLKIAQLASEGMSNREIGRHLFLSHRTVAAHLYRIFPKLGITSRVQLHAALAELDSLGASATA; encoded by the coding sequence ATGGAAAGTTCCAGCGAACTGATCGGCCGCGACGTCGAAACCGGCCGGCTACGAGATCTCGTCGACGGTTTACACCATCATGGCTTTGCTGTGTTGCTCCACGGCGAACCCGGAATAGGCAAGTCGTCGTTGTTGAACTTCCTCAAAGCGTATGCGAGCCGACACGACATCCGTGTTCTCTCGGCAAGCGGGGATGCCGCTGAGACGAATATGCTGTATGCGGTCCTGCAGCGATTGCTCCGGCCGCTCGTGCACCGGGCCGGTGCCCTTCCTCCGGCCCAACGCTCGGCGTTGCCAGCAGTGTTGGGTTCCGTCGAGAGCCCTCGTCCGGACCGCTTCCTGGTCGGAACGGCCACGGTGGAGCTGCTGTCGGATTCAGCCACAATCGTAGTGGTCGACGATGGGCACTTGGTGGACCGGGCTTCTCTGGAGGCATTGGCATTCGTCGCGCGCCGGGTGAACGACCAGCCCGTCGGTCTGCTCCTGGCCGGGCGCTCGGGAGCCGTCGCCGCCGGACGGCTCGAGGAGAGCGGCTTCCGTCGACACCGGGTTGAACCCCTGTCGGAGGCCGCTGCCGTCGCTTTCTTGCACAGAGCTCATCCCGAGGCCCCGGCCAACGTCCGTGCGCAGTGGCAGCGACAAGCTGGCGGCAACCCGCTGTTGTTGCGAGAGCTACCCCTCGGGCGGAAGGTCGAAGGTGGCCTCGCGTTCGGGCTACGGCCGACGGTCACACCAACACTCGTGCGACGTTTCGCCGCCCAGACGTTCGGGTTGCCCGCGGAGACGCTGACATTGCTGATCATCCTGGCGGCGGACGAGGGCACGACCCTGCCTGAGGTTCTGGAAGCCGGCGCCCGGCTGATCCGCCGTCCCATGGAGGTCTCGGCCCTGTTGCCCGCGCTCGACGCCGACGTCATCAGCATCGATGACGGGCGGCTCTCGTTCCGGCACCCGCTCGTCCGGGCAGCGACGTACCAGTACGCCTCACCCTCCGACCGGCTTCAGGCCCACAGGGTGCTGTCGCACATCGCGACGCACGATCCGGCTCGGCAGGCGTGGCACGCCGCCGCGACATTGGTTGGCCCGGACGGGCCGGCCGCCAACTCCCTGGAGGATGCGGCACACCTTGCTCTTCGCCGCGGCACGCCGGATGCGGCAGTCAGCATCCTCGAGCGGGCGGCGAAGCTGAGCGAGGACCCGGCCGAATGCGGACGTCGCCTGCTCGACGCCGCTGAGCTGGCGCTGCAACTCGGCGATCACGACCGGGTTCTGCGGCTCGCGGGCATGGCTACCGGCTGTGCGCTGCGGCCGATGGACCGGCACCGGGTGAGGTGGCTGGGTCTTGTGCACCAGCCAGGCCCGGTTCCGGCCACCGTCGCGGAGGAGGCGGCACACTGGGCGCGTCGTGCCCTCGAGCAAGGGAACCAATCGAGAGGTTTCCACCTGCTCAGACAGGCCGTCGAAGGCGGACTCTGGGCCGGGGAGAGCGACAGGCCGCGCCGCTCGATTCTGGCCGCTGCCGAACATCTGCCGAACCGCGAGCGGGTTGCCGTCGAGGTGCTGGCCGCGCCAACCGCCGGGGCCGGCGCGCTCCTGAAACTGCTCGGGGAGAACACGGCCTCGGCGCACAACGTCGGAATCGCTGTCAGCGGTGATCAGCCGGCTCTGCTCGGATGCGCTGCGACGCGTGTGGGGCACTTCTCGTTGGCGGTGCCGTTGCTGAGCGAGGCCGGCTTTGTCTTTCGTGCCCAGGGCCTCCAGGGACGGCTGGCAAGCACTCTCGTCGAACAAGCATGGGCTCAGATCCACCTCGGCCGGCATGCGGCGGCCTACGAGAACGCGGCCGAGGGCATCCAGCTGGCCGAACAGGCCGCACAACCGTTGTGGGCGTCGGCCGGGAAGCTCGTCGTGGCAGCGGTCCGCGGGGCAAGAGGCGAGACCGGCGCTGCGCTGGCGATGACGGACACGATCGAGATCGAGTCGTCGACCCATCAGGCCGGTGGACTGCTCGCCCGGGCGCAGGCGGTTCGCGCGATCACGCTTATGGCCGTTGCCCGTCACGAGCCGGCTCTCACCGCGCTGCTGCGGCTGTTCGATCCGACGGGGGCCGCGTATGACCCGTTGCTCGGGTGCTGGATGTTCGGCGACCTGGCCGAGTCCGCGGGCAATCTCGGTCGTGCCGCGGAGGCGCGCGCCCTGCTGCCCGCTGTCGAGGAAATCGCCGAACAAACCGGAGCGGCCCGTGCACGGGCCGCGATCTGCTACGCCAAGGCTCTGCTGTCCGCCGGGGACGAGGCCGAGGAGCATTTCCAGCAGGCGCTCGCCGACGACTCGTCGTCCGAGCCGTTCGGCCGGGCTCGACGGCAGCTGGCGTACGGAGAGTGGCTTCGACGGCGCCGTCGAGTCGCGGAGTCAAGGCTTCCCCTCAGCGCGGCCTTGGCCGGGTTCGAAGCACTGCGCCTGCCCGCGTGGACGGACCGCGCGCAACGCGAGGCCCGCGTGGCCGGGCTCCGGAGCGGCATGTTCGCGGAGCCGCGTTCCGCCGTTCTCAGCCCCGCCGACTTGAAGATCGCACAGCTGGCTTCCGAGGGCATGTCCAACCGCGAGATCGGCCGGCATCTGTTCCTGTCGCACCGGACCGTTGCCGCGCACCTGTACCGGATCTTTCCCAAGCTCGGCATCACCTCACGCGTGCAGCTCCATGCCGCCCTTGCTGAGCTCGACTCCTTGGGTGCTTCCGCCACCGCGTGA
- a CDS encoding LuxR family transcriptional regulator — MRQAAPVLELASARADALRDELNPITISRVAIGCVYIDRLASCREALDRVIEDGRAGGAVGLGISAMVSNSVDNWHTGRWVEADRLAAEGIALCERYNYPRYSYILRYFRCLVAAAGGEVEDTLATVDAMTRWSTPRGAGITVQFAHHVRALVHAGSGDHERAYQEATAISPAGTLAPFRPHALWVLIDVVEAALHSGRTAEARAHVAAMRRERIDRLSSRLALVSAGCAAMVADDDEATAFYQQALAVPEAEHWPFDRARIQLAYGEHLRRVRRPAAARPYLREALEAFERLGARPWARRAVAGLRAGGTTASSAEPVMAVLGAQELEIARLAASGLTNRQIGERLNMSHRTVGAYLYRLFPKLGVTTRAALRDRLDELMPRDQGPDSPAETVT; from the coding sequence GTGCGCCAAGCCGCGCCCGTCCTGGAGCTCGCGTCCGCGCGGGCCGACGCGCTGCGGGACGAACTCAACCCGATCACGATCAGTCGGGTGGCCATCGGCTGCGTCTACATCGACCGGCTGGCGTCCTGCCGGGAGGCGCTCGACCGGGTGATCGAGGACGGGCGCGCCGGCGGAGCCGTCGGACTGGGCATCAGCGCAATGGTGTCGAACTCCGTCGACAACTGGCACACCGGGCGCTGGGTGGAGGCCGACCGGCTCGCCGCCGAGGGCATCGCGTTGTGCGAGCGGTACAACTACCCGCGTTATTCGTACATCCTGCGCTATTTCCGATGCCTGGTGGCGGCGGCCGGCGGCGAGGTGGAGGACACTCTCGCGACGGTCGACGCCATGACGCGGTGGAGCACGCCGCGCGGCGCCGGGATCACCGTTCAGTTCGCTCATCACGTACGGGCGTTGGTGCACGCCGGCAGCGGGGATCACGAACGGGCCTATCAGGAGGCGACAGCGATCAGCCCGGCCGGCACCCTGGCGCCGTTCCGGCCGCACGCCCTGTGGGTGTTGATCGACGTGGTCGAGGCCGCGCTGCACAGCGGCCGGACAGCAGAGGCACGGGCCCACGTGGCAGCCATGAGACGCGAACGCATCGACCGGCTGTCCTCGCGGCTGGCGCTCGTGTCGGCGGGATGTGCCGCGATGGTCGCCGATGACGACGAGGCCACGGCGTTTTACCAGCAAGCCCTGGCCGTGCCGGAGGCTGAGCACTGGCCGTTCGACCGGGCGCGGATCCAGCTCGCGTACGGCGAGCATCTGCGACGGGTACGTCGCCCTGCCGCGGCTCGCCCCTATCTGAGGGAAGCCTTGGAGGCCTTTGAACGGCTCGGCGCACGGCCGTGGGCGCGCCGCGCGGTCGCCGGGCTCCGGGCCGGGGGAACCACCGCGTCCTCGGCCGAGCCGGTCATGGCGGTGCTCGGCGCGCAGGAGCTCGAGATCGCCCGGCTGGCCGCGTCGGGATTGACCAACCGCCAGATCGGCGAGCGGCTGAACATGTCGCATCGAACAGTGGGCGCCTACCTGTACCGGCTGTTCCCCAAGCTCGGCGTCACCACCAGGGCCGCCTTGCGCGACCGGCTGGACGAGCTCATGCCGCGAGATCAAGGACCGGATTCGCCGGCTGAGACCGTGACTTGA
- a CDS encoding helix-turn-helix transcriptional regulator yields MPFRSSLDLIESALRTGRRNEAVAHARAIAASGLTQVSPSFGLLTLAAAASVAEDHAEAEALFVRALSVPGADDLEWDQARVRLLFGERLRRARAVTQARAPLEAALAAFERMGATPWAARAARELEATAATRTRVHASGKSSLTPQEMQVAALAAAGLSNKQIGEKLLMSHRTVGAHLSRVYGKLGVSGRAALSAALADIEAER; encoded by the coding sequence ATGCCGTTCCGCAGCTCGCTGGACCTGATCGAGTCGGCGCTGCGTACCGGGCGCCGTAACGAGGCCGTCGCCCACGCACGGGCGATCGCCGCGTCCGGCCTGACCCAGGTCTCGCCCTCCTTCGGCCTCCTCACGCTGGCCGCCGCCGCCTCGGTCGCGGAGGACCATGCGGAAGCAGAGGCCTTGTTCGTCCGGGCGCTGAGCGTGCCGGGCGCCGACGATCTGGAATGGGACCAGGCGCGCGTACGACTGCTGTTCGGCGAGCGGCTTCGACGTGCCCGCGCGGTCACGCAGGCACGGGCCCCGCTCGAGGCCGCACTCGCCGCTTTCGAGCGGATGGGCGCCACACCGTGGGCGGCGCGCGCGGCCCGCGAGCTCGAGGCGACCGCTGCCACCCGCACCCGGGTTCACGCGTCCGGAAAGTCGTCGCTCACCCCGCAAGAGATGCAGGTCGCCGCACTGGCCGCCGCCGGGCTGAGCAACAAGCAGATCGGCGAGAAGCTGTTGATGTCCCATCGCACCGTCGGAGCCCACCTGAGCCGGGTCTACGGCAAGCTCGGCGTGTCCGGACGGGCCGCGCTGAGCGCTGCCCTCGCCGACATCGAGGCCGAGCGGTGA